The genomic DNA TTCATCACGATACAAAAATTTCTCCGGGAACCGATCAAGCTCATCGAATCGGAGTTTCAACGGCAATCATCATGGAAGCAGCCACCATGGGAGCAATCACGGCGGGCATTTCAACTCTCATCACAAATTGAATAATCACCATGGCGGACACTTCAATTCACACCACAACAACCGTCATTTTGGAGGGCATCACTTCGGTGGTCATTACAACAACCATCACAACTCGCACCACAATTCACACGGACATTTCAAAAGCCACAACAATCATCATGGCGGGCATCATGGTGGGCATCACGCGAGTCACCACAACAGTGGCCACAGCAACAACGGACACAGCAATCGATACTAAGCCGAACGAATGCAGCGTGAGATGAAAAATGCGATGAGCCGGACACAACTCGTGTCCGGCTTATCGCATTGATGCTCTAGCGATTCTCTGAAAAAGATGTCCTTGGCAAATCTCGTGGATTTGAGAGTTTCGTCACAAGAAAAGCACTCTTCACGGGAACAAGAGGCATGAGAGTGTTTTAGTCGACAGATTTTGCGAATAATGTTGGCTTGGTCTCGCGAAGAATTTCCAGAATGTTCTGTCGATCAGATTTCGTCAGGTTCTCGAATTCATCATCCTCGGGGGAGCTTTCTAGAACCTCGATAAGACGCTTTGACACATAATCCTTCATGATTATGGGTAAAGCGTCGAAAGCTTCTGAGTAAATTAAGTAGCTGCACGGGTATTTGAAGATGCGGGATTGCAAATCAAAATCGCGAAGCGACCGCCCTTTGGAGTCTCTTTTTCCACAAGATTCGAAATCCTCGCGAAAACTGGACACCCCTTGAATTGGAGAAGTTAACTGGAATTCGTCCGCAAACAACATGCAGGCAACGATTCTCTCACCCACACTGGCGACGCGTCTGTGTGTTGAATCACTGATATAATCTTCCTCGCGTTCCAAGGCTTTGTTCATCACAGTGTTGTAATGCAAAGCGCTGCGAGCTTCGAAATTGCCACGCGTTAACAAGTTGTGCAATTCGAGTTGATGTGCGAGAACCATCAATGCGACCAGATCGCTGGTCTCTTCCAGATATGGGGTTGTATCAACGAGATCGCTGATGTCGGTAAGGTTTGCACCGGTTTCTCTGTCCAGGGAATCGAGCCGGACGTTTTTCGGAGAAATGACATTCCCCATATGTCTCATCTCTCCATGTGTCCCGCTGACGTACCAAGCTCCAAACCGTTTCTCGAACGGGCTGGACTGTTTCGTGGTGTATGTCCCTGATCCATAGTGAGGTTGACCGGAACGGTCAGCAAATACAGATCGCATCAAATGTCCCGGGACCCCTTCTGTTCTCGAAGAAGCATGGCACGTAATGCACTGCCCTTGGTCTCGGACCAGTTGAGGTCGATCAACTTTTGTCGTGTCGAGGCTGTAGAAGACTCCGCCCAGTTGAGGGTCGGCAGTCGAAATCTCAATGACATCCCCACCTTGAACAAAGCCGACGTAAGTGTCGTCGTTGAAGTAGAGGGCGCGCGGTTTTTTAGGAGTGATACGGCGAAGTTGCAGGCTTGTTTTAGAGAAGACGAGCATTTGTGAAGAGCGAGGAATCTTCAGAGCGTCCAGGATCGCTGGAAGGTAGCCGGTCTTTTCATCGTACTTCAGTTCGAGCTTACCTTCGTCGAGTTGCTTTTGAAGCTGAGCGATAGAATCAGTGGGGGCCGAATCAGAGTAGTTGATCGGTGCTGCTTCAAACTCAAGCTGAGCAACCGCTGATGTGCAGTTCCCGATGATGATCAGCGAGGCGATTGCAAAGGTGTATCGGTTGAACGGCAGCATTTTCGGAGCTCCCAAATCTCAGATGAAACTAAAGCGGACCTGCGTGTCCATTTTAGCTTCCGATACCGCATCTGTCACGAATAGAATGGCAAGAAGAGCAGTTGATCTCAAAATCCCGACACGCCTGCGGACGGTGCTCATAGTGCTGACAAGCCAAAGTTTCAGGGTCGAACCACATGCAGGGATTTTCTTGCAGGTTGAATCGGATCTCCCAAGATGGCATGATTTCTGCGATCAAACCTTCGGGGACGTTTCGCAGCTTTGCTTCATGTTGTCCGTCAATCACCACAAAAGGTGGAACCGGGGTTTGCATACAGCAGGCTCCACATCCTTCACAACTCTCAATTATTGGAAGATTGGCAATCTCGGAGTGTTTAAGCATATAGGTCTTTTTTTTAGCGAGCAATAATTTGAGTTCAAAAAAAATGAGCCTCCGGGATCTGTCGCCAGAGGCTCTTTCGATTCTGTTAGAGACCGACTACGAAGTCGCGCCTTCTGTCTCTGCGTCTTCTGAAGATTCTGCTTCTTTTTCAGCGGCTTTCTTTTTCTTTTCTTCCAGTTCGGCAAGATACTTTTCAGGATCTTCGAGAAGAGGTCCTCGGCATCCTTCACAGCAGATGAAGATGGGTTGACCATCGACCATCACTTTGACAGGCGTTCCCATTCCACCAAGCTCACCACCAACTGGGCAGAATATTTGAGCTTCGACCAACGCTTTGTCTTCTGCAGAGAGTTCTGGCGCTGCTGCTTCACCAAGTTCGACATCTGTCACCTCTTCAGTCGCTGCTGGTTCGGTCTCAGTCGTCGTTTCGGATTTGTTTGCACATCCTGTTGCCATCCCGAGTGTGAGGATGAAACAGGTCAGAAGTTGCTTGTTCAACATCTCAGTATTTCCTTAAATCGAGTTTTGAATACGAGCTGAGTCTTGAAGCTGCGCTCGGTTGTTTAAAGTTGTTTGATTCGAGGCCTCTATTCAAATAGAGGCCTATGAGTTATCCAAGTCATGTTGTTCTGATAGGTCAGTGGTGTGCTCAGTAATGTGCTCAGCGGTGTGCTTTGTCAGGCACTATTCAGCCTGAGAGCCAGCCCGGTAACTTGGGACTGGTTTAGCAAATTCTGAGTCAATGACGCATGGCATCAGTATTTGGAGAGGCACCATACACTATTCTAGGAGATATATTCAAAATCACCAGTCAGAAGTGCTTGAGGAGTTCTTCAGGAACCATAATGGGAGGGATTTTCCCACTGTTTTATCGCTGGATGACAGTTTTCAGAAAAGCTCTGAATCAAACATGTCTGAACGACTTTCTATTTCGTTTCTGGCCGCAGCTCTGCTGCAACGAAATTGTCTTTCCCTGCAATTTCCTTGACTGCGGAAATTAGCTCGTCACCCTTGATCAGGCAGTCAGAGACTCTTGATTCTGTTGTGTTCTCAAGAAGTACACCGTACGGAGCGCAATCCAGAATAGAGCAGTTCGTAATGTTCACTCGTTTGCAGTTCTGGACATTCACAACTCCCTTTCCGAATTTGATACCTGTGATGTGATTCGCAGAGAAGGTGACACCTGTTGAGTTCTCAATCAGAATCGCGTCTTTGCTGAGGGCTCCATCTCCATAGTGGTAGCGCGGGTTCCGGTCGAACATGTTGCCTGTGACAACCACACTTTCAGACCCTGTGATCTTCAGGTTGTGTTCGTAGCCTTTCCAGACGGTGTTGCCTGTAATCGCGACACTGCGAGCGTTAGTGATTTCGATGTTGACGTG from Thalassoglobus polymorphus includes the following:
- a CDS encoding YkgJ family cysteine cluster protein; this encodes MLKHSEIANLPIIESCEGCGACCMQTPVPPFVVIDGQHEAKLRNVPEGLIAEIMPSWEIRFNLQENPCMWFDPETLACQHYEHRPQACRDFEINCSSCHSIRDRCGIGS